Part of the Acidobacteriota bacterium genome, GTTTCTGAATCTCGATGTGCACCTCGCGGAGTTCGTGGCGCAGTACGGCGTGTGGGTCTACGCCATGCTGTTTGCGATCGTCTTCATCGAAACCGGCCTGATCATCTGGCCGTTTCTTCCAGGCGACTCGCTGTTGTTTGCGGCGGGGGCCATGGCCGCCACCGGCGCGCTCGACCCGTGGCTGACGGCTACCCTGCTGATCGTCGCGGCGATCGCCGGCGATTCGGTGAATTACTCCGTCGGCCGCTATGCCGGGCCGAAGGTGTTTTCCGCGCAAGACTACCAGGGGTTCCTGCACAAGGTGCTCAATCGTGACCACCTCGACAAGGCACACATCTTCTTCGAGAAGCACGGCGGCATGGCCATCGCGTCCGGCCGTTTTGTCCCGATCGTGCGCACCTTCGTGCCGTTTGTCGCGGGGGCCGCGTCGATGAACCGCGCTACCTTCCTGTTGTGGAACGTACTCGGCGCCTTCATCTGGGTGGGCGTCTGCATGGGCGCCGGCTACGCGTTCGGCAACGTGCCGGTGGTCAAGGACAACTTCTCGCTCGTCGCCATGGGCATCATTTTCGTGTCGGTGCTCCCGATCGCGATCGAGATGTACCGTCAACGGCGAGGGGCCACGGCCTGACGGGGCGGGAGACTAAATGAAGAGACCTAACCAGGGAAGCGCGTTTTCCAAAACGGCGATCGTTCTCGTC contains:
- a CDS encoding DedA family protein → MEYVFDLFLNLDVHLAEFVAQYGVWVYAMLFAIVFIETGLIIWPFLPGDSLLFAAGAMAATGALDPWLTATLLIVAAIAGDSVNYSVGRYAGPKVFSAQDYQGFLHKVLNRDHLDKAHIFFEKHGGMAIASGRFVPIVRTFVPFVAGAASMNRATFLLWNVLGAFIWVGVCMGAGYAFGNVPVVKDNFSLVAMGIIFVSVLPIAIEMYRQRRGATA